Within Alphaproteobacteria bacterium, the genomic segment CATAATATCCTGTACAGATCTGGAACGAACTTCCCAAGGCTTCAAAAGATTGTAAGAAATAGCTGTTGGAAGCGTCACCACGGTCAATTGACGGTCAATCTCTGGAACAGATGCAAAAATGCGGTCCATTTCATCTACGTAGGGGCTCACAAACTTCAGCGTTCCTCCATCAGGCGCCGTCACTTTTCCTTGAATAACGCCTTTATCTTCCCTCGGAGCTAACTCACTCTTAATTTGATAGAGGCCAAGATACCCACCCAAAAGGGAAAACAGCACGCCAAAAAGGAGAACGTACCAGCGGTAGTTCAAAACCTTTGCTAACGTTCGTCCGTACCAGTCACTCAAACGCCTTTGTGCTCGCACACTTATGTTCTCTTTTCCCAGGTCATGAGGTAACAAAAGTCGAGAACACATCACTGGAGAAAGGGTTAAGGCAATAAACCCTGAAATCAAAACAGATCCTGCAAGAGTCAAAGAAAACTCTGTAAAAATCTTTCCTATTCGTCCTTGAGACAAAGCAATAGGGGCATAAACAGCTGCCAACGTTAAGGTCATAGCAATAATTGCAAAGGCAATCTCTTTGCTTCCCTTAAAAGCGGCCACCATTGGTGACTCTCCTGCCTCGATGTGTCGATGGATATTCTCCAGCATCACAATGGCATCATCCACCACGAGTCCGATGGCCAACACAAGTGCCAATAAAGTCAGCGTATTTATGGAAAAGCCAAAGGCATAGAGAAGAAGAAAAGTACCAATCAAAGATACCGGAATCGTAATGAGAGGAATAACAGCACCACGAACGGACCATAAAAAGCCCCACACCACTAGTAAAACTAAAAATGTAGCAATGAAAAGTGTCTCATAAACTTCGTAAATTGAGCGTTCGATATAAATGGTCGTATCATAGGCAATGGCCATTTCCACACCCGTTGGCAAAGACTCCTTCAGCTTTGGTAGCTCTGCCTTAAGCTCTTGGACAAGCTCAAGTGGGTTGGCAACCGATTTCTTAACAACCTCAATGGCAATAGCAGGCTTTCCATTATACATCACTCGGGATCTTTGCTCCCCAGGAGAAAAATCCGCATGCCCAATATCTTTTAGCTTAACCAGATACCCTTTATGTTCTTTAAGAATAAGATTCTCAAACTGTTCTGGAGTTACAAGATTTGCAGAAGTTGTGACCATAAACTCTCGCTCATCACTGATGATCCTACCTGCAGGGATTTCAATGTTCTGTTGTTTTAGAGCTGCAGCAACATCTTGAGCCGTGATTTCATAGCCGGCCATACGCGTGGGCTCAAGCCAAACGTGCATAACATACGGTGCAGAACCATAAACCTCGACGTTAGAAACACCCCCAATGGCTTCCACTTGATCCTTGAGTGACTTGTCGGCAAATTCATATATATCGGATGGTGAAACAACGTCACTATAAAGCGCTAAATGCAAAATTGGTTCTGCATCCGCATCAGATTTCCTTATGTTGGGAACCTCTGCCTCTTTAGGAAGTCTCGATTTAATACGTGCTAAACGATCTCGGACATCACTGGCTGCAGC encodes:
- a CDS encoding efflux RND transporter permease subunit, encoding MTLSEVCIKRPVFATVMTIVLVLIGAVSYSYLPLRQYPQVETPIVSVTTTFEGANPEVIETQVTKPIEGVLAGLEGLDVLRSISDAETSRITLIFKPNRSLDAAASDVRDRLARIKSRLPKEAEVPNIRKSDADAEPILHLALYSDVVSPSDIYEFADKSLKDQVEAIGGVSNVEVYGSAPYVMHVWLEPTRMAGYEITAQDVAAALKQQNIEIPAGRIISDEREFMVTTSANLVTPEQFENLILKEHKGYLVKLKDIGHADFSPGEQRSRVMYNGKPAIAIEVVKKSVANPLELVQELKAELPKLKESLPTGVEMAIAYDTTIYIERSIYEVYETLFIATFLVLLVVWGFLWSVRGAVIPLITIPVSLIGTFLLLYAFGFSINTLTLLALVLAIGLVVDDAIVMLENIHRHIEAGESPMVAAFKGSKEIAFAIIAMTLTLAAVYAPIALSQGRIGKIFTEFSLTLAGSVLISGFIALTLSPVMCSRLLLPHDLGKENISVRAQRRLSDWYGRTLAKVLNYRWYVLLFGVLFSLLGGYLGLYQIKSELAPREDKGVIQGKVTAPDGGTLKFVSPYVDEMDRIFASVPEIDRQLTVVTLPTAISYNLLKPWEVRSRSVQDIMQEIKYKLWDIPGVDAWPSAGPSFFGGGGSGESVQFVIQTTKTFEELVKFAISIEIALTDHPGFSRITIDISQEAQQYVVDIDREKAAESGVEIQAIGETLDTLVSGRTTTRMNKEGEQYEVKSQIVGETRRSPQDINMIYMKGQKGKETAMVPLANLVQLKSRAVPKEINHYNQLRSVTVSTDLNPGFSLGEAIDFLNKVKEVAFPEDFRSEFAGETKRFLETQNTVYLIFGMALAFIFLVMAAQFESFSDPFIIMFSVPISLTGALIALKLTGGTFNIFSQIGLVTLIGLITKHGILIVDFANNLRDQGLSKFEAVVEASRLRLRPILMTTGAMVLGALPLALASGAGHESRQQIGWVIVGGMLIGTIFTLFVVPTVYTFFSPSVRKPLPEFTEEGGLVTG